Proteins encoded in a region of the Planococcus citri chromosome 1, ihPlaCitr1.1, whole genome shotgun sequence genome:
- the LOC135833480 gene encoding protein roadkill-like, whose translation MADNPVPVQENNVVHNENWCCTKIRKVICGYTWTIQDYKSACSVKGTILKSPVFSATAGSCKWYIKVYPRTEDGDMELYLEAINSDEVEKYGVVCGDLKFSLINSEGQEANVKKTDFMLDEDDTNAGFAEFISNEYLFSDANRLLPQGKLTIHCEVITICQDDLVHVSGLCDQKTLFEIHECNPLKEFGKLMNNADFSDITICVDGKEFPAHKSILAGRSRVFAAMLQHEMKENQLNRIVIEDIDENTFLEALRFIYTGKVQNIETIAFKLLPVADRYDLQELKLMCEKVLSSKLCKDTVVKTLIFSDTHDVKNLKAWTIEYIKVNSIDILNSMGSEGWDELVSRPNLMKDVLTEYMKK comes from the coding sequence ATGGCTGATAATCCTGTTCCTGTTCAGGAAAATAACGTAGTCCATAACGAAAACTGGTGTTGTACCAAGATACGTAAAGTAATATGCGGATACACATGGACGATTCAAGATTACAAGTCGGCTTGCAGTGTTAAAGGCACTATATTAAAATCGCCGGTATTTTCAGCCACCGCCGGTTCGTGTAAATGGTATATAAAAGTGTATCCCAGAACCGAAGACGGTGATATGGAGTTATATCTCGAAGCAATCAATTCGGACGAAGTTGAGAAGTACGGTGTGGTCTGCggagacttgaaattttccttgaTAAATTCAGAAGGTCAAGAAGCGAATGTTAAAAAAACCGATTTCATGTTAGACGAAGATGATACAAACGCTGGTTTCGCAGAATTCATCAGCAACGAGTATTTATTTTCAGACGCGAACCGGCTCCTACCGCAGGGTAAATTGACCATTCATTGCGAAGTGATCACAATCTGTCAAGATGATTTAGTCCATGTATCTGGTCTGTGTGATCAGAAAACTCTATTCGAAATACACGAATGTAATCCTTTGAAAGAATTCGGCAAATTGATGAATAACGCCGATTTTAGCGATATCACGATCTGCGTCGACGGTAAAGAATTCCCAGCGCATAAGAGCATCCTAGCTGGACGCAGTCGAGTATTCGCCGCAATGCTTCAACACGAGATGAAAGAAAATCAACTGAATCGTATCGTTATCGAAGACATCGACGAGAATACGTTTCTAGAAGCGTTACGTTTCATATACACCGGAAAAGTGCAGAATATAGAAACGATAGCGTTCAAATTGTTACCAGTAGCTGATAGATACGATCTTCAAGAGCTTAAACTCATGTGCGAGAAGGTATTGAGTAGCAAGCTGTGCAAGGATACGGTTGTGAAAACGTTGATATTTTCTGATACTCACGATGTGAAGAATTTAAAAGCTTGGACTATCGAGTACATCAAAGTAAACTCCATTGATATACTGAATTCGATGGGTTCGGAAGGTTGGGATGAG